Proteins encoded within one genomic window of Macaca thibetana thibetana isolate TM-01 chromosome 3, ASM2454274v1, whole genome shotgun sequence:
- the SHH gene encoding sonic hedgehog protein — MGEMLLLARCLLLVLVSSLLVCSGLACGPGRGFGKRRHPKKLTPLAYKQFIPNVAEKTLGASGRYEGKISRNSERFKELTPNYNPDIIFKDEENTGADRLMTQRCKDKLNALAISVMNQWPGVKLRVTEGWDEDGHHSEESLHYEGRAVDITTSDRDRSKYGMLARLAVEAGFDWVYYESKAHIHCSVKAENSVAAKSGGCFPGSATVHLEQGGTKLVKDLRPGDRVLAADDQGRLLYSDFLTFLDRDDGAKKVFYVIETREPRERLLLTAAHLLFVAPHNDSAAAEPEAFSGAGPPFEGALGHRALFASRVRPGQRVYVVAERDGDRRLLPAAVHSVTLREEAAGAYAPLTAQGTILINRVLASCYAVIEEHGWAHRAFAPFRLAHALLAALAPARTDRGGDSGGGDRGGGGSRVPPPAPGAADATGAGATAGIHWYSQLLYQIGTWLLDSEALHPLGMAVKSS, encoded by the exons ATGGGCGAGATGCTGCTGCTGGCGAGATGTCTGCTGCTAGTCCTCGTCTCCTCGCTGCTGGTGTGCTCGGGACTGGCGTGCGGACCGGGCAGGGGGTTCGGGAAGCGGCGGCACCCCAAAAAGCTGACCCCTTTAGCCTACAAGCAGTTTATCCCCAATGTGGCTGAGAAGACCCTAGGCGCCAGCGGAAGATATGAAGGGAAGATCTCCAGAAACTCCGAGAGATTTAAGGAACTCACCCCCAATTACAACCCCGACATCATATTTAAGGATGAAGAAAACACCGGAGCGGACAGGCTGATGACTCAG AGGTGTAAGGACAAGTTGAACGCTTTGGCCATTTCGGTGATGAACCAGTGGCCAGGAGTGAAACTGCGGGTGACCGAGGGCTGGGACGAGGATGGCCACCACTCAGAGGAGTCTCTGCACTACGAGGGCCGCGCAGTGGACATCACCACGTCCGACCGCGACCGCAGCAAGTACGGCATGCTGGCCCGCCTGGCGGTGGAGGCCGGCTTCGACTGGGTGTACTACGAGTCCAAGGCGCACATCCACTGCTCGGTGAAAGCAG AGAACTCGGTGGCGGCCAAATCGGGCGGCTGCTTCCCGGGCTCGGCCACTGTGCACCTGGAGCAGGGCGGCACCAAGCTGGTAAAGGACCTGCGCCCCGGGGACCGCGTGCTGGCGGCGGACGACCAGGGCCGGCTACTCTACAGCGACTTCCTCACTTTCCTGGACCGCGACGACGGCGCCAAGAAGGTCTTCTATGTGATCGAGACCCGGGAGCCGCGCGAGCGCCTGCTGCTCACCGCCGCGCACCTGCTCTTCGTGGCGCCGCACAACGACTCTGCCGCCGCGGAGCCCGAGGCGTTCTCAGGCGCGGGGCCGCCTTTCGAAGGCGCACTGGGGCATCGGGCGCTGTTCGCCAGCCGCGTGCGCCCGGGCCAGCGCGTGTATGTGGTGGCCGAGCGCGACGGGGACCGCCGGCTCCTGCCCGCCGCTGTACACAGCGTGACCCTACGCGAGGAGGCCGCGGGCGCCTACGCGCCGCTCACGGCCCAGGGCACCATCCTCATCAACCGGGTGCTGGCCTCGTGCTACGCCGTCATCGAGGAGCACGGCTGGGCGCACCGGGCCTTCGCGCCTTTCCGCCTGGCGCACGCGCTCCTGGCTGCACTGGCGCCCGCGCGCACGGACCGCGGCGGGGACAGCGGCGGTGGGGACCGCGGGGGCGGCGGCAGCCGAGTACCCCCGCCTGCGCCAGGTGCAGCCGACGCTACGGGTGCGGGGGCCACCGCGGGCATCCACTGGTACTCGCAGCTGCTCTACCAAATAGGCACCTGGCTCCTGGACAGCGAGGCCCTGCACCCGCTGGGCATGGCGGTCAAGTCCAGCTGA